In a genomic window of Thermomicrobiales bacterium:
- the pyrE gene encoding orotate phosphoribosyltransferase, with protein sequence MTVDLEQLFVDAGALKQGHFLLASGRHSDRYLEKFDLLRNPGATSLVLEPLAEQLRAWDIDVIVGPTTGGILLAFELARQLGLPAAYAERSGEGLSGREIKRSTVFTPGARVFVIDDILTTGGSVAETLNALKGHPVEVVGIAVLADRSGGSVRFGELPLLPLLTLNIESWAAEECPLCAAGAALVKPGSTSVT encoded by the coding sequence CGGTCGATCTGGAACAGCTTTTCGTCGATGCCGGCGCCCTCAAGCAGGGGCATTTTCTCCTTGCCTCTGGTCGGCATAGCGACCGCTATCTCGAGAAGTTCGATCTGCTGCGCAATCCTGGAGCAACATCCCTGGTCCTCGAACCGCTCGCGGAGCAACTTCGCGCGTGGGACATCGATGTGATCGTTGGCCCAACAACCGGCGGAATCCTGCTCGCCTTCGAGTTGGCCCGGCAGCTTGGACTGCCGGCGGCGTACGCTGAGCGAAGTGGCGAAGGACTCTCCGGGCGGGAAATCAAGCGAAGCACCGTCTTCACACCCGGTGCTCGTGTGTTCGTGATCGATGACATTCTGACTACTGGAGGATCAGTGGCAGAGACCCTTAACGCGCTGAAGGGTCATCCGGTCGAAGTCGTTGGGATAGCAGTACTTGCCGATCGCAGTGGCGGATCGGTCAGGTTTGGCGAGCTTCCCCTCTTGCCATTGCTCACACTTAACATCGAAAGCTGGGCCGCCGAGGAGTGCCCGCTTTGTGCGGCAGGTGCAGCGTTGGTGAAACCCGGATCGACTTCGGTTACGTAG